One region of Triticum aestivum cultivar Chinese Spring chromosome 6B, IWGSC CS RefSeq v2.1, whole genome shotgun sequence genomic DNA includes:
- the LOC123139285 gene encoding protein TRACHEARY ELEMENT DIFFERENTIATION-RELATED 7A, which translates to MECGRKTMTRSCHLTHDLLLPHIDQSTHRRDRPPSHAVADLPPAAVASRPPPPRPTALPHRAQPPPADAVNLPPPLWPTTVPPPCQASSRCHSRPPSHAGADLPPAAAARLPSPPRPVSSRGCDQPPSPATANLRPAATPSLLPPPRPTFLPPLLVHMGSTSRRLGTNRLRPSLSSSWKTTTNHRPHLLDRVPSPTAGSISGEALHPPSVPPSHEAPRHRRGPPHTTDAAAATPHHCVADVCNHVQTPAGCGHKGRATPRELELHPAQPLPLQVVVEKQKAEVQ; encoded by the exons CCTGTCATCTAACCCACGACCTGCTCCTCCCCCACATCGACCAATCCACCCACCGCCGCGACCGACCTCCATCCCACGCCGTGGCCGACCTACCTCCGGCCGCCGTGGCTAGCCGCCCTCCCCCGCCGCGGCCTACAGCCCTCCCTCACCGCGCCCAGCCTCCTCCCGCCGACGCGGTGAACCTTCCTCCCCCGCTATGGCCAACCACCGTACCGCCGCCGTGCCAAGCCTCCTCCCGCTGCCACAGCCGGCCTCCATCCCACGCCGGGGCCGACCTacctccggccgccgcggccaGACTCCCTTCCCCGCCGCGGCCAGTCTCCTCCCGCGGATGCGACCAGCCTCCCTCCCCCGCTACGGCCAACCTCCGTCCCGCCGCCACGCCAAGCCTCCTCCCACCACCGCGCCCAACCTTCCTCCCTCCGCTGCTGGTTCACATGGGCTCCACCTCCCGCCGCCTCGGTACCAATCGCCTCCGACCTTCGTTATCGTCGTCGTGGAAGACGACCACCAACCACAGGCCGCACCTCCTGGACAGGGTCCCCTCGCCCACGGCCGGCTCAATATCCGGTGAGGCGCTCCACCCTCCTTCTGTGCCTCCTTCACATGAAGCTCCACGCCACCGCCGTGGTCCACCACATACAACCGACGCTGCGGCAGCAACCCCCCACCACTGTGTTGCCGATGTGTGCAACCACGTCCAGACGCCCGCTGGATGTGGGCACAAAGGTAGGGCCACGCCGAGGGAGCTCGAGCTCCACCCCGCGCAGCCGCTTCCCCTGCAG GTTGTAGTAGAAAAACAAAAAGCAGAAGTTCAATGA